From Marinilabiliales bacterium, a single genomic window includes:
- a CDS encoding 50S ribosomal protein L27, with protein sequence MAHKKGVGSSRNGRESESKRLGVKIFGGEVCKAGNIIIRQRGTKHHPGLNVGMGKDHTLFSLIDGKVVFKKKKGDKSFVSVEPVS encoded by the coding sequence ATGGCTCATAAGAAAGGAGTTGGGAGTTCAAGGAACGGTCGCGAATCAGAAAGCAAACGACTGGGAGTAAAGATATTCGGTGGTGAAGTATGCAAAGCCGGAAACATCATTATCCGGCAGAGGGGTACGAAACATCATCCCGGACTTAACGTTGGGATGGGCAAGGACCATACTCTTTTTTCCCTTATTGACGGCAAGGTTGTTTTTAAGAAAAAGAAGGGAGATAAATCATTTGTTTCCGTAGAGCCTGTGTCCTGA
- a CDS encoding fasciclin domain-containing protein: protein MKNQILSYKALIVLLGFFVFSFSSCEDDNDTGPIDERPETVVDIVAGSDDHTTLAAALTAAGLIETLQGMGPYTVFAPTDAAFAALPDGTVESLLEDPSGALTDILLYHVVATKAMSGSLSNGMKVPTVFGDELTISITQEGVFINDAKVTVADIEAENGVVHVIDAVLIPEAPKPATVVDIVVGSENHTTLTAAVVAAGLADALSGEGPFTVFAPTDAAFDALPAGTVESLLEDPSGDLTNILLYHVVAAKAMSGDLSDGDDFETLFEGNNITVSITNGNVFINDAQVTVADIEAENGVVHVIDAVLLP, encoded by the coding sequence ATGAAAAATCAAATTCTGAGTTACAAAGCTCTGATAGTATTACTGGGATTTTTTGTATTTTCATTTTCTTCCTGTGAAGATGACAATGATACAGGTCCTATAGATGAAAGGCCTGAAACTGTCGTAGATATAGTAGCAGGTAGTGATGATCATACTACGTTGGCCGCTGCTCTTACTGCCGCTGGCCTCATTGAAACGCTTCAGGGGATGGGCCCCTATACTGTGTTTGCACCTACAGACGCTGCATTTGCTGCATTGCCTGATGGCACTGTTGAGTCACTTCTTGAGGATCCCTCAGGGGCGCTGACCGACATTCTGCTCTACCATGTTGTTGCAACCAAAGCCATGTCTGGATCGTTGAGCAACGGGATGAAGGTTCCTACTGTATTCGGAGATGAACTTACAATCAGCATAACCCAGGAGGGAGTCTTTATAAATGATGCAAAAGTTACCGTTGCTGATATTGAGGCAGAGAATGGTGTTGTGCACGTTATCGATGCTGTTCTTATACCTGAGGCACCCAAGCCTGCCACAGTTGTTGACATTGTCGTTGGCAGCGAAAACCACACCACGCTCACTGCCGCTGTTGTTGCAGCCGGACTTGCTGATGCTCTTTCGGGAGAAGGGCCGTTCACTGTATTTGCGCCGACCGATGCCGCATTTGATGCTCTTCCGGCAGGCACAGTGGAATCTCTTCTTGAAGATCCCTCAGGCGATCTGACCAACATACTTCTGTACCACGTAGTAGCAGCAAAAGCTATGTCGGGCGATCTTTCAGACGGCGATGATTTTGAGACCCTTTTCGAGGGCAATAATATAACAGTGTCGATAACGAACGGTAACGTGTTCATTAACGATGCGCAGGTTACCGTTGCTGATATTGAGGCAGAGAATGGTGTTGTGCACGTTATCGATGCTGTTTTACTGCCCTGA
- the recJ gene encoding single-stranded-DNA-specific exonuclease RecJ, giving the protein MEREWIIKEQVNSNEADSLAAELNIAPSLANLLVQRNIKTFDQARVFFRPELTDLHDPFLMKDMGMATERIITAIRKNENILVYGDYDVDGTTSVALVYSFLKLNYPNISFYIPDRFSEGYGISKKAIDFAADSNVSLIIALDCGIKAVEKVAYAKSKNIDFIICDHHMPGDTIPEAAAILDPKQPGCSYPFRELSGCGVGFKLMQALTINSDYTMDELLKLLDMVVVSIASDIVPITGENRILAHWGLKRLNDEPCPGLKSIIKIAGIEKKEITIEDIVFRIGPRINAAGRMKSGNTAVELLIAQDDHLAKEIGGLIDDFNNKRKDVDREITQEAIRMIAADSEYEDRKSTVLFNPDWSKGVIGIVASRLIETYYRPTVILTESNGLATGSARSVPGFDIYQVVEACSDLLENFGGHMYAAGMTMKIGNVETFRKRFEALVSGSITPDQLSPKIDLDAVISIKEIDDRFCRILQQFQPFGPENTSPIFLARNLVAGPNIKIVGPTREHLKMEVFSEDAPGHIFQAIAFHQAEHYKLISYGIRFDACFTVEENVFRGASTWQLNIRDIKTREDS; this is encoded by the coding sequence ATGGAAAGAGAATGGATCATAAAAGAACAGGTTAACAGCAACGAGGCGGATTCACTGGCCGCCGAGCTGAACATAGCCCCATCCCTGGCCAACCTTCTGGTTCAGAGAAACATTAAAACATTCGACCAGGCCAGGGTATTCTTCAGGCCCGAACTGACCGACCTGCATGACCCTTTCCTGATGAAGGATATGGGAATGGCCACCGAAAGGATAATCACAGCGATAAGGAAAAACGAAAATATACTGGTTTACGGCGATTATGATGTAGACGGTACCACATCGGTGGCACTGGTCTATTCATTCCTGAAACTTAACTACCCGAATATTTCTTTTTATATACCAGACAGGTTTTCTGAAGGTTACGGCATCAGCAAAAAAGCAATCGACTTCGCGGCAGACAGCAACGTCAGCCTCATCATTGCCCTGGATTGCGGTATTAAGGCTGTTGAAAAGGTAGCATATGCCAAATCGAAAAATATCGACTTCATCATATGCGACCATCATATGCCGGGCGATACCATACCTGAAGCAGCTGCGATACTCGACCCGAAGCAGCCCGGCTGCAGCTACCCGTTCAGGGAGCTTTCGGGTTGCGGGGTGGGGTTCAAGCTTATGCAGGCGCTGACCATCAACAGTGATTACACCATGGACGAGCTTCTGAAGCTCCTCGACATGGTGGTGGTAAGCATAGCATCGGATATTGTTCCCATCACGGGTGAAAACAGGATACTTGCGCATTGGGGACTAAAACGGTTGAATGATGAGCCTTGTCCCGGACTAAAATCGATCATCAAAATTGCAGGCATCGAAAAAAAGGAGATCACGATCGAAGACATAGTCTTCCGTATCGGCCCCCGCATCAATGCCGCGGGTCGGATGAAGTCGGGAAATACGGCCGTTGAGCTGCTGATCGCACAGGATGACCATCTCGCAAAAGAGATAGGCGGCCTGATAGATGACTTCAACAATAAACGAAAAGATGTCGACAGGGAGATAACCCAGGAGGCCATCAGGATGATAGCGGCCGACAGCGAATATGAAGACCGTAAGTCCACCGTCCTCTTCAACCCCGATTGGAGCAAGGGCGTTATCGGCATTGTCGCTTCGCGGCTGATCGAGACCTATTACCGGCCAACCGTAATACTTACCGAATCGAACGGCCTGGCCACCGGCTCTGCACGGTCAGTTCCCGGCTTCGACATCTACCAGGTGGTTGAGGCCTGCAGCGACCTGCTTGAGAATTTCGGGGGACACATGTATGCGGCCGGAATGACCATGAAGATCGGGAATGTGGAGACCTTCCGAAAGCGTTTTGAAGCGCTGGTTAGCGGCAGTATCACACCCGACCAGCTATCTCCGAAGATAGACCTCGATGCGGTGATCTCCATAAAGGAGATCGACGACAGGTTCTGCCGTATCCTGCAACAGTTCCAGCCATTCGGACCCGAGAACACCTCACCGATCTTTTTGGCCCGCAACCTGGTGGCAGGCCCCAACATAAAGATCGTGGGGCCCACAAGGGAGCACCTTAAGATGGAGGTCTTCAGCGAAGACGCCCCCGGTCATATTTTCCAGGCTATAGCTTTCCACCAGGCAGAGCACTATAAGCTCATAAGCTACGGCATACGCTTTGACGCCTGCTTCACCGTCGAAGAGAACGTCTTCAGGGGCGCCTCAACCTGGCAACTCAACATAAGAGACATCAAAACCCGGGAGGACAGCTGA
- the rplU gene encoding 50S ribosomal protein L21 produces the protein MYAIVDIAGQQFKVEKDSKLYVNRLEGEEGAEVDFDKVLLIDNDGKVKVGTPGVKNAVVKAKILTHLKGDKVLVFKKKRRKGYQKLNGHRQLLTQIQVEDIVTK, from the coding sequence ATGTACGCAATAGTAGATATAGCAGGGCAGCAGTTCAAGGTGGAAAAGGACAGCAAGCTTTATGTCAACCGCCTGGAAGGTGAAGAGGGCGCTGAGGTTGATTTTGACAAGGTTTTGCTGATCGACAACGACGGCAAGGTAAAGGTAGGGACCCCCGGCGTTAAGAACGCTGTTGTAAAGGCCAAGATATTGACCCATCTCAAGGGAGACAAGGTGTTGGTATTCAAGAAAAAAAGAAGGAAGGGCTATCAGAAGCTGAACGGTCACCGCCAGCTTCTTACCCAAATACAGGTCGAAGATATAGTAACGAAATAA
- the lipA gene encoding lipoyl synthase: MKAKAQRLPSWLKMKFPTGYEYSRVKNLTRRHHLHTICSSGNCPNIGDCWSRGTATFMILGDVCTRNCKFCGVKSGKPEPPDRGEPARIAESIRLLGLRHCVVTSVDRDDLPDLGAGIWAETIRCIKEVNPETGIEVLIPDFNADHSLIKQVTDMRPDVVSHNLETVRRLTPVIRSRARYETSLEVIRFVASQGVRSKSGIMLGLGETREEVLETMDDLVSAGCEIMTIGQYLAPTAGHMPVADYIRPEVFEEYRLIGLEKGFSFVESSPLVRSSWQADRHARSTENVNNSKYVKKSNLPGPRVR, translated from the coding sequence ATGAAGGCTAAGGCACAACGACTTCCGTCATGGCTGAAGATGAAATTTCCCACGGGTTACGAATATTCAAGGGTTAAAAACCTGACCCGCAGGCATCATCTTCACACGATCTGTTCCAGCGGCAACTGCCCCAATATAGGCGACTGCTGGAGCAGGGGGACTGCCACGTTCATGATACTGGGAGATGTATGCACCCGCAACTGCAAATTCTGCGGTGTGAAGTCAGGCAAGCCCGAACCGCCCGACAGAGGTGAGCCGGCCAGGATTGCAGAGTCAATACGGCTGCTGGGGCTCAGGCATTGTGTTGTCACTTCGGTCGACAGGGACGACCTGCCCGATCTGGGCGCAGGTATCTGGGCGGAAACCATAAGGTGCATAAAGGAGGTCAACCCGGAAACCGGCATCGAGGTGCTTATTCCCGATTTCAATGCCGACCATTCCCTCATAAAGCAGGTAACTGATATGCGCCCCGATGTTGTATCGCATAACCTTGAAACTGTGAGGCGCCTCACGCCTGTCATCAGGAGCAGGGCCAGGTATGAAACCAGCCTTGAGGTGATAAGGTTTGTCGCCTCACAGGGTGTCAGGTCCAAATCGGGTATAATGCTCGGACTGGGTGAAACAAGGGAAGAGGTGCTGGAAACAATGGATGACCTGGTTTCAGCCGGATGCGAAATAATGACCATCGGGCAGTACCTGGCGCCTACTGCCGGGCACATGCCTGTTGCTGACTACATAAGGCCCGAGGTGTTTGAGGAGTACCGGCTGATCGGACTCGAAAAGGGATTCAGCTTTGTCGAAAGCAGTCCCCTCGTCCGCTCTTCCTGGCAGGCCGACAGGCATGCCAGATCAACTGAAAATGTGAATAATTCAAAATATGTCAAAAAAAGTAATTTACCAGGACCTAGGGTCCGCTGA
- the lipB gene encoding lipoyl(octanoyl) transferase LipB, with amino-acid sequence MSKKVIYQDLGSADYKKAWEHQEKLFNSLLAGKNSSAGTAGRSGSVAGYLLFCEHPHVYTLGKSGAENNLLIDPAFLKKIGADYYKIDRGGDITYHGPGQIVGYPIFDLEQFGTGVRQYIYNIEEAIILTLSGYGIEASRLSSASGVWLDSESPSSARKICAIGVRASRHVTMHGFAFNVNTDLSYFSHINPCGFADKGVTSMEKELGAAQDMDDLRENLKKNLEAVFGMDLSDN; translated from the coding sequence ATGTCAAAAAAAGTAATTTACCAGGACCTAGGGTCCGCTGATTACAAAAAAGCATGGGAGCACCAGGAAAAACTATTTAACAGTCTATTAGCAGGGAAAAACAGTTCTGCCGGCACAGCCGGACGATCCGGATCAGTTGCCGGGTACCTGTTGTTTTGCGAACACCCCCACGTTTATACGCTTGGGAAAAGCGGAGCTGAAAACAACCTGCTCATAGATCCCGCTTTTTTGAAGAAGATCGGAGCGGACTACTACAAAATCGACCGGGGCGGTGACATTACCTACCATGGTCCCGGACAGATTGTGGGGTATCCAATCTTTGACCTTGAGCAGTTCGGCACCGGCGTAAGACAGTATATATATAATATTGAGGAGGCCATCATCCTTACACTCTCGGGTTATGGCATAGAGGCCTCAAGACTCTCTTCAGCGTCAGGGGTTTGGCTCGACTCCGAAAGCCCCTCCTCAGCAAGGAAAATATGCGCAATAGGTGTGCGTGCAAGCAGGCACGTCACCATGCATGGTTTTGCATTCAATGTGAACACCGACCTCTCCTATTTCAGCCACATCAACCCCTGCGGATTCGCCGACAAAGGAGTTACCTCGATGGAGAAGGAGCTGGGTGCGGCTCAGGATATGGACGATTTAAGGGAAAATCTGAAAAAGAACCTCGAAGCAGTCTTCGGAATGGATCTCAGCGATAACTAA
- a CDS encoding glucose-6-phosphate isomerase, protein MKNLEVNIENVFPFIPKETLDGYEELTNYHIRHLHQRTGKGANFLGWLDLPSSITEESLKELEDLAAGLNKKIDVMVVVGIGGSYLGAKAVIDALTHSFGMCTNGGRKFPRIVFAGQNISEDYLGELVDFLDGISYAITVISKSGTTTEPAIAFRILRNHLEKKYGQEEAGKRIIAITSANRGALRKLADQRGYRSFVIPDDVGGRYSLLTPVGMLPIVQAGFDIRQLVAGARKMEEMTGPGTPFWDNPSALYAAARNALYRQSPKNEILASYHPKLLYLAEWWKQLYGESEGKEKKGIFPASVNFTADLHSMGQYIQEGQRNLFETVISIEKPVRNVEIPEEADDGDGLNFLAGRRIDYVNKMAELGTMLAHVDGGVPNILIKLPELNEYYLGQLMYFFEKACAISGYLMNVNPFDQPGVEAYKNNMFALLRKPGFEEETELIYKRLEA, encoded by the coding sequence ATGAAGAATCTTGAAGTTAATATCGAAAATGTTTTTCCATTTATACCGAAAGAGACACTGGACGGCTATGAGGAGCTTACAAACTACCATATACGCCATCTGCACCAGCGCACCGGCAAAGGGGCCAATTTCCTTGGCTGGCTTGACCTGCCCTCTTCGATTACAGAAGAATCTCTGAAAGAGCTTGAAGATCTTGCAGCCGGGCTGAATAAGAAGATCGATGTCATGGTGGTAGTGGGGATCGGCGGCTCCTACCTGGGTGCTAAAGCGGTCATTGACGCCCTGACGCACTCCTTCGGCATGTGCACCAACGGCGGCAGGAAGTTCCCGCGCATAGTATTTGCCGGGCAGAATATCAGCGAGGACTACCTGGGCGAGCTGGTCGACTTTTTAGATGGGATATCTTATGCCATTACGGTTATCTCCAAATCCGGCACCACGACCGAACCTGCAATAGCCTTCCGTATTCTCCGCAACCACCTTGAGAAGAAATACGGGCAGGAGGAGGCCGGAAAAAGGATCATCGCCATAACCAGCGCCAACAGGGGCGCACTAAGAAAACTGGCTGACCAGAGGGGATACAGGTCATTCGTAATTCCTGACGACGTAGGGGGACGGTATTCACTTCTTACCCCGGTTGGAATGCTTCCCATAGTGCAGGCAGGTTTTGACATCCGGCAACTGGTTGCCGGTGCAAGGAAAATGGAGGAGATGACCGGTCCGGGAACACCATTTTGGGATAATCCCTCTGCATTGTATGCCGCCGCGAGGAATGCACTGTACCGGCAAAGTCCGAAAAACGAGATACTGGCCAGCTACCACCCCAAACTGCTTTATTTGGCTGAGTGGTGGAAGCAGCTTTACGGCGAGAGCGAAGGCAAGGAGAAGAAGGGTATTTTTCCTGCAAGCGTGAACTTTACGGCCGACCTTCACTCGATGGGCCAGTATATACAGGAGGGTCAGCGCAACCTCTTCGAGACGGTGATCTCAATAGAGAAACCGGTGCGGAATGTTGAAATACCTGAAGAGGCGGATGACGGCGACGGTTTGAATTTCCTTGCAGGCAGGAGGATCGATTATGTAAACAAGATGGCTGAGCTGGGTACGATGCTGGCCCATGTTGACGGCGGGGTGCCGAACATCCTCATCAAGCTGCCGGAGCTGAATGAATACTATCTCGGACAGCTTATGTATTTTTTCGAGAAGGCCTGCGCCATAAGCGGTTACCTTATGAATGTCAATCCGTTTGACCAGCCGGGCGTCGAGGCCTACAAGAACAATATGTTCGCGCTGCTCCGTAAACCGGGCTTCGAGGAGGAGACCGAGCTTATTTACAAGAGGCTGGAAGCCTGA
- a CDS encoding Na+ dependent nucleoside transporter, whose amino-acid sequence MQEATPPEIGDGVAGQDGTLPGGGPAAQDASLLDDTTWQEPVQQATGSASTAAGHNVDLPPPDDFGFSFVTLIRGLFGMLVLIAIAWLFSTNRKAISWKVVGTGLAIQLILAFSILQIPIVHSFFEYVGKIFVVMLDFSKAGTDFLFEGFLDTSTYGYLFAFQVLPTIVFFSALTSLLFYLGVIQKVVYALAWLMTRALRISGAESLSVAGNIFLGQTESPLMIKAYLEKMTRSEILLVMTGGMATMAGGVLAAYISFLGGDDPVQRLIFARHLIAASIMAAPGAVVISKILVPQTEKIDKTMEISRDRIGSNILDAISKGTGEGLRLAVNVAAMLLVFISFIAMFNFIVGKIGDWTSLNSAISSMTGGQYDRLSLQFILGYTFAPVMWLIGVSLPDITLLGRLLGEKVIMTEFIGYVSLAQLKEAGAFADPKSIIIATYMLCGFANFASIGIQIGGIGSLAPGKRVLLSQFGIRALLGGTLAALMSATIVGVILG is encoded by the coding sequence ATGCAGGAAGCCACCCCGCCGGAAATTGGTGATGGTGTTGCCGGACAGGATGGCACATTGCCGGGTGGCGGGCCGGCCGCACAGGATGCCTCGCTTCTTGATGATACCACTTGGCAGGAGCCTGTGCAGCAAGCCACCGGATCAGCCAGCACGGCTGCCGGCCACAATGTTGACCTCCCTCCGCCCGATGATTTCGGCTTCAGTTTCGTGACCCTGATTCGGGGACTGTTCGGTATGCTGGTGCTGATTGCCATAGCCTGGTTATTTTCAACCAACCGTAAAGCAATATCATGGAAGGTGGTGGGTACCGGACTGGCTATTCAGCTCATACTTGCGTTCAGCATCCTGCAGATACCCATAGTGCACAGCTTCTTTGAGTACGTCGGAAAGATATTCGTTGTGATGCTCGATTTCTCCAAGGCGGGAACCGATTTCCTGTTTGAGGGCTTCCTCGATACCTCGACATACGGGTACCTCTTTGCTTTCCAGGTCCTGCCCACGATAGTCTTTTTCTCAGCCCTCACCAGCCTTCTTTTCTACCTGGGGGTCATACAGAAAGTTGTCTACGCACTTGCATGGCTTATGACCAGGGCACTGCGTATTTCAGGTGCAGAGAGCCTTTCCGTTGCAGGCAACATCTTTCTGGGGCAGACCGAGTCACCGCTCATGATCAAAGCCTACCTCGAAAAGATGACACGCTCAGAGATACTGCTTGTCATGACCGGAGGTATGGCAACAATGGCAGGTGGCGTACTTGCAGCATACATCAGTTTTCTAGGCGGTGATGACCCGGTGCAGAGACTTATTTTTGCCAGGCACCTCATTGCTGCGTCGATAATGGCGGCTCCGGGGGCGGTCGTCATATCCAAAATACTGGTGCCGCAGACCGAGAAAATAGACAAGACTATGGAGATTTCACGGGACCGTATAGGCAGCAATATCCTTGACGCCATATCAAAGGGCACGGGCGAGGGGCTGCGCCTGGCTGTCAACGTAGCTGCCATGCTGCTGGTATTTATCTCCTTCATTGCCATGTTCAACTTCATAGTGGGCAAGATAGGCGACTGGACATCCCTCAACTCTGCGATCAGCAGCATGACAGGGGGACAGTATGACAGGCTCTCACTGCAGTTCATCCTGGGCTACACCTTTGCCCCTGTTATGTGGCTCATTGGTGTCAGCCTGCCCGACATAACCCTGCTGGGCCGACTGCTCGGAGAGAAGGTCATCATGACCGAGTTCATAGGTTATGTGAGTCTCGCCCAGCTGAAGGAAGCAGGCGCCTTTGCAGATCCGAAATCAATAATCATAGCCACTTACATGCTGTGCGGCTTCGCAAACTTTGCCAGCATCGGGATACAGATAGGCGGTATAGGATCACTTGCCCCCGGCAAGAGGGTGCTGCTGTCGCAGTTCGGTATACGGGCGCTGCTCGGCGGCACCCTTGCAGCCCTCATGTCGGCCACCATTGTGGGGGTAATTCTTGGTTAG
- a CDS encoding NAD(P)H-dependent glycerol-3-phosphate dehydrogenase, with protein sequence MAEKENIALIGSGSWATALAKILLLNSGNLNWYVRNPGTIEYMTQSGHNPKYLSSVNFDVDRINFYNDLEKVVKDSQILIFAVPSAYLGDLLSVSDLRLDDRMVVSAIKGIIPGENLTIAEFFNRHYGVPFDNIGIITGPCHAEEVALERLSYLTIASKTEKQAQRLASYLECHFIRTVITKDIYGTEYAAVLKNVFSIAAGVCHGLGYGDNFQAVLVSNSIREIKRFLDNTWPGKRTINSSAYLGDLLVTAYSQFSRNRSFGVMIGKGYSVRAAMLEMNMVAEGYHATRCIKEINKKHNISLPITDTVYNILHEGISPAVEIRLLTEKLA encoded by the coding sequence ATGGCAGAAAAGGAAAATATAGCTCTTATAGGAAGCGGAAGCTGGGCAACGGCACTGGCAAAGATACTGCTGCTCAATTCCGGCAACCTTAACTGGTATGTCAGGAACCCGGGCACCATTGAGTATATGACGCAAAGCGGGCACAACCCCAAATACCTCAGCTCGGTTAATTTTGATGTTGACAGGATCAATTTCTATAACGACCTTGAGAAGGTGGTAAAAGACTCACAGATACTGATCTTTGCAGTCCCATCAGCATATCTGGGAGACTTACTGTCGGTTTCTGATCTGCGCCTGGACGACAGGATGGTGGTTTCAGCCATTAAGGGCATTATTCCCGGGGAGAACCTGACCATTGCAGAGTTCTTTAACCGTCATTACGGAGTGCCTTTTGATAACATAGGCATCATAACAGGTCCGTGCCATGCCGAGGAGGTCGCCCTTGAGAGGCTTTCCTACCTGACCATTGCATCGAAGACTGAAAAGCAGGCGCAGCGGCTGGCATCATATCTTGAGTGCCATTTCATACGCACCGTCATAACGAAGGATATTTACGGGACCGAATATGCCGCGGTGCTTAAGAATGTTTTTTCCATTGCCGCCGGGGTTTGTCACGGGCTTGGTTACGGCGATAATTTTCAGGCAGTACTCGTTTCCAATTCGATAAGGGAGATCAAAAGGTTTCTTGATAATACATGGCCGGGCAAGCGGACAATAAACAGTTCTGCCTACCTTGGCGACCTTCTTGTTACCGCCTATTCGCAATTCAGCCGGAACAGGTCGTTCGGGGTTATGATAGGAAAGGGATACTCGGTAAGGGCGGCTATGCTTGAAATGAATATGGTTGCCGAGGGTTATCATGCAACCAGGTGTATCAAGGAGATAAACAAAAAGCACAACATCAGTCTCCCGATTACCGACACGGTATATAATATATTACATGAGGGCATTTCTCCTGCCGTGGAGATAAGGTTGCTGACTGAAAAGCTGGCCTGA
- the lysS gene encoding lysine--tRNA ligase: MHLSEQEIIRREALEELKKLGIDPFPAETFDVNVSSREILENFRQDPGRFGDVSVAGRIMTRRIMGNASFAEIQDQSGRIQIYLRRDEICPGDDKTMYNTVFKKLLDIGDIVGIKGFVFVTQVGEISVHVKELKLLAKSLHPLPVVKEKDGKTYDAFSDPDQRYRQRYLDLIVNPQIREVFTGRTRLIDSMRNFLNGKGYLEVETPVLQPLYGGATARPFKTYHNTLDTTLYLRIANELYLKRLIVGGYEGVYEFAKDFRNEGMSRFHNPEFTQMELYVAYKDYQWMMDLVEEMIEKAAVDLTGSTRLKVGDKEIDFKRPWKRYTMFGAIEAFAGVDISEMDEAKLRETAGKLGVEIDRTMAKGKIIDEIFGELCEPNLIQPTFITDYPIEMSPLAKKHRSKEGLVERFEAIVNGKELCNSFSELNDPIDQRERFMEQLKLAERGDKEAMVLDEDFLRALEYGMPPTAGLGVGIDRLAMIMTNSNSIQDVILFPQMRPEKRGGKDDTVE, from the coding sequence TTGCATTTAAGCGAGCAGGAGATAATCAGAAGGGAAGCGCTGGAAGAGCTGAAGAAGCTGGGGATCGACCCCTTTCCTGCCGAGACTTTTGATGTAAATGTCAGTTCGCGCGAGATACTTGAAAACTTCAGGCAGGATCCTGGCCGTTTCGGCGATGTATCGGTTGCAGGGAGGATAATGACCAGGAGGATAATGGGGAATGCCTCTTTTGCCGAGATACAGGACCAGTCGGGCCGTATCCAGATATATCTCAGGAGGGATGAAATTTGCCCGGGAGACGACAAGACCATGTACAACACTGTTTTCAAGAAGCTGCTGGATATTGGCGATATCGTGGGCATAAAGGGGTTTGTGTTCGTTACGCAGGTGGGTGAGATCTCGGTGCATGTGAAGGAGCTGAAACTGCTTGCCAAATCGCTCCATCCGCTGCCGGTTGTCAAGGAGAAGGATGGGAAGACTTATGATGCATTCAGCGATCCTGACCAGCGGTACAGGCAGAGGTACCTCGACCTGATAGTCAATCCGCAAATAAGGGAGGTTTTTACCGGACGCACCCGGCTGATAGATTCGATGAGGAACTTTTTGAACGGCAAGGGCTACCTCGAAGTGGAAACGCCTGTGCTGCAGCCTCTTTACGGGGGAGCAACGGCAAGGCCCTTCAAGACATATCACAACACGCTTGATACAACATTGTATTTACGGATCGCAAACGAACTTTACCTCAAGAGGCTCATCGTTGGAGGGTATGAAGGGGTGTACGAGTTCGCAAAGGATTTCAGGAACGAGGGAATGAGCCGCTTCCATAATCCTGAGTTCACCCAGATGGAGCTCTATGTCGCATACAAGGATTACCAGTGGATGATGGACCTGGTCGAGGAGATGATCGAAAAGGCGGCAGTTGACCTTACAGGCTCGACCAGGCTGAAGGTAGGCGACAAGGAGATCGATTTCAAAAGGCCATGGAAGAGGTACACCATGTTCGGGGCCATTGAAGCTTTTGCGGGTGTCGATATTTCTGAAATGGATGAGGCAAAACTGCGGGAGACGGCCGGCAAGCTTGGCGTGGAAATTGACCGGACGATGGCCAAGGGCAAGATTATAGACGAGATTTTTGGTGAGTTGTGTGAACCAAACCTTATACAACCCACATTTATAACCGATTATCCCATTGAGATGTCGCCCCTTGCGAAGAAACACAGGTCAAAAGAGGGGCTGGTTGAGAGGTTTGAAGCAATAGTCAACGGTAAGGAGCTCTGCAACTCTTTTTCAGAGCTGAATGATCCCATTGACCAGCGTGAACGTTTCATGGAGCAGCTTAAGCTTGCCGAGAGGGGCGACAAGGAAGCGATGGTTCTGGATGAGGACTTTTTGCGGGCACTTGAGTACGGAATGCCTCCGACCGCAGGTCTCGGAGTGGGAATAGACCGGCTGGCAATGATAATGACAAATTCGAACTCAATACAGGATGTTATACTTTTCCCCCAGATGAGGCCCGAAAAGAGGGGCGGGAAAGATGACACCGTGGAGTAA